ACATGCAGTTTATATACATTCAGTAGAATAATGATCTTCTATGGATATTGGATTACTTTTaaactttaaataattttattttggtgaaCATGACTTTTAAATAAACcaatacattaattttagaTATAAATTTATGTATCTTAATAATCCAAATTTACCATCCCTCTTGTTACTATTATTATACTTAAGTTGTTACAAGGCGGCTCATGGAGAGGGCCTAGAAATTCAAATACGGTATACGATGTTTCTTTCCTAAAATTTTCATATCTCTCGAATAATGTTTTATGTTATATAAATGATGAATTCATGCATTCAAATAGCAAGACAAGAGAAAATTTAGCAAACTATTTTACACTTGTGATTTGGGTAGAGTTGCACTAGTAGCAGTGTATCATAGTGCATTCTCTTATGTTTCTCAAATTATTCTGGAAGTTTATTTCAGCTTTGATTTGTGATGAGGGTGAACACctgaaattcaaaacaaaactcaTTAAGTCTGTATGTTGCATATTAGAAATTTTTAAATGCATAGCAACATTGatgaaatttaatattaattagatacTAGCCAAATATGCTCTTGGAATATGAATTTATCTTACCAGTGAGAAAAGTCTTTCTGATTATGTTTAGCTCTCTAGTGGCATCTTCTATATTCATTCTTTCTTTGGGAGATTCCATCGAACAGGCAAGTCCAATCCTAAAAATGGAAACAAAGCATTTATCCATCGTTGAAATAAGATGCCGATTGCTTCCATCATCTAttgttgcttcttcaactcttggtaCAATACACGGGTCCAAAATCTTCATAATGTTATCAGGAAATGAAATTTCAACATACAAACGCAGATTTTGACCATCTGTAAACATGTCATCCGTCGGTCTTCTTCCCGTAAGCATTTCCAATATAAGCATCCCAAAGCTATACATATCACCATGTGTGGAAACTTCAGAACTCATTCCATACTCTAAAAGTATAGTGAAAAATTGTTAATATCGTATAACAAGTAAAATATCGAGTCTACAACAAAATTACAAGAATTCAAAGAAACACTAAATGATTCAAAGTTCATGGAAAACCTGGAGGAGCATAGCCAATGGTCCCTTTTATTCCAATTGTGCTAGTTTCTTGACAAGAGTTATTGTCAGCAGAAGATACAAGTCTTGCTATGCCAAAATCACTCACATGTGCAACGATATCGTCGTCAATAAGGACATTGCTTGGCTTTAGATCACAATGAAGGACCAATTGCTCACATTCATGATGAAGGTAATGTAATGCAGAAGAAACATCGACAAGGATATTTAATCTTTGCTCAAACTTCAATGTTCTTGGATGATCTGCATTCATTGTCCCGGGATGCAACCATTGTTCTAAGCTTCCATTTCTCATGTACTCAAAAACTAGAGCTTTGAATTCTAGACCTTTGTTATCAATACTAGAACAACAAGTTAAAATCTTAACTAAATTTCGATGTCTAATATTTTTGAGAGCATTACATTCAGTAATAAAACTCTTGTGAGCTCCCTTCTTTTCAAGGTTCAGGACCTTAACAGCAATAACTTTATCTTCTGACATAAGATTTCCTTTATACACGGAACCGAAGCCTCCTGATCCAATCAAGTTTCTATCCGAGAACCCATCGGTTGCCTGATATAAGTCTTGGTAGGAAACC
Above is a genomic segment from Medicago truncatula cultivar Jemalong A17 chromosome 5, MtrunA17r5.0-ANR, whole genome shotgun sequence containing:
- the LOC11430041 gene encoding putative receptor-like protein kinase At3g47110 isoform X3; the encoded protein is MKHFSFLLLPYAYPHLLLLLFTLTAMCVVPNRISGLVLGNQTDYLTLLQFKDSISIDPNGVLDSWNSSTHFCNWHGITCSPMHQRVIELNLQGYELHGSISTHIGNLSFLRNLNLAKNNFFGNIPNELGRLLQLQQLLLTNNTLSGEIPINLTHCSDLEGLYLRGNNLIGKIPIEITSLQKLQVLNIRNNKLTGSVSSFIGNLSSLISLSIGYNNLEGNIPKEVCRLKNLTGIIMFHNKLSAIYLRRKRNKKPSSDSPTIDQLPMVSYQDLYQATDGFSDRNLIGSGGFGSVYKGNLMSEDKVIAVKVLNLEKKGAHKSFITECNALKNIRHRNLVKILTCCSSIDNKGLEFKALVFEYMRNGSLEQWLHPGTMNADHPRTLKFEQRLNILVDVSSALHYLHHECEQLVLHCDLKPSNVLIDDDIVAHVSDFGIARLVSSADNNSCQETSTIGIKGTIGYAPPEYGMSSEVSTHGDMYSFGMLILEMLTGRRPTDDMFTDGQNLRLYVEISFPDNIMKILDPCIVPRVEEATIDDGSNRHLISTMDKCFVSIFRIGLACSMESPKERMNIEDATRELNIIRKTFLTGVHPHHKSKLK